The proteins below are encoded in one region of Elgaria multicarinata webbii isolate HBS135686 ecotype San Diego chromosome 8, rElgMul1.1.pri, whole genome shotgun sequence:
- the SMCO1 gene encoding single-pass membrane and coiled-coil domain-containing protein 1 isoform X3, with the protein MSNIVENKLQTIEAQFTVLDTSIRKLSEKFEFRRTVLEHQMDQDEVWASLLDDRFTSGEVNLIYSYICETIHCLHSQVVKQLPDLARALPTLSSVLKRKGKSQRIRLAWESALEKLGLQEGDAKALCTFFITHSSDACYYPANQRQDYTKDIGSVINKVKNQLLQHSLLCAVQVVENSKA; encoded by the exons ATGTCTAATAT AGTGGAGAACAAACTGCAAACCATAGAGGCTCAATTCACTGTGCTAGATACCAGCATTCGGAAATTATCAGAGAAGTTTGAATTTCGGAGGACAGTCCTGGAGCATCAGATGGACCAAGATGAAGTGTGGGCATCACTGCTAGATGATAG ATTCACTTCTGGGGAAGTAAATCTTATTTACAGCTACATCTGTGAAACTATTCATTGCTTACATTCTCAAGTGGTAAAACAGCTACCAGATCTGGCAAGAGCCCTTCCTACTCTGTCCTCTGTCCTGAAGCGGAAAGGCAAAAGCCAAAGGATTAGGTTGGCATGGGAGTCAGCGCTGGAGAAGCTGGGACTGCAAGAAGGAGATGCTAAAGCGCTGTGCACCTTTTTCATTACACATAGCTCTGATGCATGCTACTATCCTGCCAACCAAAGGCAAGATTACACCAAAGACATAGGCTCTGTTATAAACAAAGTGAAGAACCAGCTCCTTCAGCACAGCCTGCTATGTGCTGTGCAAGTGGTAGAAAACAGCAAAGCTTGA
- the SMCO1 gene encoding single-pass membrane and coiled-coil domain-containing protein 1 isoform X1, which produces MTKAAISLCALNKTLNRVENKLQTIEAQFTVLDTSIRKLSEKFEFRRTVLEHQMDQDEVWASLLDDRFTSGEVNLIYSYICETIHCLHSQVVKQLPDLARALPTLSSVLKRKGKSQRIRLAWESALEKLGLQEGDAKALCTFFITHSSDACYYPANQRQDYTKDIGSVINKVKNQLLQHSLLCAVQVVENSKA; this is translated from the exons ATGACTAAAGCGGCTATATCTCTGTGTGCTCTGAACAAGACATTAAACAG AGTGGAGAACAAACTGCAAACCATAGAGGCTCAATTCACTGTGCTAGATACCAGCATTCGGAAATTATCAGAGAAGTTTGAATTTCGGAGGACAGTCCTGGAGCATCAGATGGACCAAGATGAAGTGTGGGCATCACTGCTAGATGATAG ATTCACTTCTGGGGAAGTAAATCTTATTTACAGCTACATCTGTGAAACTATTCATTGCTTACATTCTCAAGTGGTAAAACAGCTACCAGATCTGGCAAGAGCCCTTCCTACTCTGTCCTCTGTCCTGAAGCGGAAAGGCAAAAGCCAAAGGATTAGGTTGGCATGGGAGTCAGCGCTGGAGAAGCTGGGACTGCAAGAAGGAGATGCTAAAGCGCTGTGCACCTTTTTCATTACACATAGCTCTGATGCATGCTACTATCCTGCCAACCAAAGGCAAGATTACACCAAAGACATAGGCTCTGTTATAAACAAAGTGAAGAACCAGCTCCTTCAGCACAGCCTGCTATGTGCTGTGCAAGTGGTAGAAAACAGCAAAGCTTGA
- the SMCO1 gene encoding single-pass membrane and coiled-coil domain-containing protein 1 isoform X2 — MAFFRVENKLQTIEAQFTVLDTSIRKLSEKFEFRRTVLEHQMDQDEVWASLLDDRFTSGEVNLIYSYICETIHCLHSQVVKQLPDLARALPTLSSVLKRKGKSQRIRLAWESALEKLGLQEGDAKALCTFFITHSSDACYYPANQRQDYTKDIGSVINKVKNQLLQHSLLCAVQVVENSKA; from the exons atggCTTTTTTCAG AGTGGAGAACAAACTGCAAACCATAGAGGCTCAATTCACTGTGCTAGATACCAGCATTCGGAAATTATCAGAGAAGTTTGAATTTCGGAGGACAGTCCTGGAGCATCAGATGGACCAAGATGAAGTGTGGGCATCACTGCTAGATGATAG ATTCACTTCTGGGGAAGTAAATCTTATTTACAGCTACATCTGTGAAACTATTCATTGCTTACATTCTCAAGTGGTAAAACAGCTACCAGATCTGGCAAGAGCCCTTCCTACTCTGTCCTCTGTCCTGAAGCGGAAAGGCAAAAGCCAAAGGATTAGGTTGGCATGGGAGTCAGCGCTGGAGAAGCTGGGACTGCAAGAAGGAGATGCTAAAGCGCTGTGCACCTTTTTCATTACACATAGCTCTGATGCATGCTACTATCCTGCCAACCAAAGGCAAGATTACACCAAAGACATAGGCTCTGTTATAAACAAAGTGAAGAACCAGCTCCTTCAGCACAGCCTGCTATGTGCTGTGCAAGTGGTAGAAAACAGCAAAGCTTGA
- the RNF168 gene encoding E3 ubiquitin-protein ligase RNF168, giving the protein MSKESEAPLSLTDCSCNICMDIFLEPVTLPCHHTLCKSCFQLTVEKASLCCPFCRRRVSSWARYNARKNTLVNLELWDKIQKYFPTECQRRINGHDLEEEEICKLQPLHCLSKPGELRKEYEAEITKVEAERRAHEQEESKASEEYIQKMLAEEEEQQRLAEEHKKKMEEQLLLDEMLARELSFNLNSSTEETICSSLSPGLPLSNSCKTSKNKLSNSGDIKKYLSPKSCSVLPAKLLCRKLEEEGIDSFSGESSNSKHTFALEEEERDEMPTLSPQKISEIRNTEDPSLEPSIPHLNICTTAKSSLLTLDISSSSRYLVNELADELSEVTHRGNCESECFFSKRDATAYDFKSDSFTENMHLTKHAKISTPQETLISVIACNQQDSNIATCDQAKLMTSSRIERKPHNGFLITKDIPKRKSQASSPEAADSYLNDKRRRTFSQNEEEEEMNDIQKQINLEKQLYERHKQEEEDRCLALKLQKEIDKEQKTLNRKKGSPDEYHLRPTTSQSVKESPPFRKRKLSENLKPTNNQSKIDQRKLRRSSHNENGKPSDKLQTKLSVKGGNVLNCVINSSDSKDTELMPNKQKTILQMFKRPATN; this is encoded by the exons ATGTCAAAAGAATCAGAGGCTCCACTTTCCTTGACTGACTGTAGTTGTAATATTTGCATGGACATTTTTCTGGAACCGGTCACATTACCATGCCATCACACCCTCTGTAAATCCTGTTTCCAGCTTACAGTGGAAAAGGCCAGCCTATGCTGTCCTTTCTGTCGTCGTCGAGTCTCTTCTTGGGCCCGATATAATGCCCGCAAGAACACTCTTGTTAATTTGGAATTATGGGACAAGATTCAAAAATATTTCCCAACAGAATGCCAACGCAGAATTAATGGGCATGACCTAGAAGAAGAAGAGA TATGCAAACTTCAGCCACTACACTGTTTAAGTAAGCCTGGAGAATTAAGAAAGGAGTACGAAGCTGAGATAACTAAG GTGGAAGCAGAACGACGTGCTCATGAACAAGAAGAGAGCAAAGCAAGTGAAGAGTATATTCAGAAGATGTTagcagaagaggaagagcagcagaggttAGCAGAAGAGcacaaaaaaaagatggaagaacagTTATTACTAGATGAAATGTTGGCACGAGAACTGAGTTTCAATCTG AACAGTTCTACTGAGGAGACCATATGTAGCAGTCTGTCACCTGGCCTCCCCCTTTCTAATTCCTGCAAAACATCAAAAAACAAATTGAGCAATTCTGGGGACATCAAAAA GTATTTGTCTCCAAAGTCCTGCAGTGTCTTGCCTGCAAAGTTGCTCTGCAGAAAATTAGAGGAAGAAGGCATTGACTCTTTTTCTGGG GAAAGCAGCAATTCTAAACACACCTTTGCAttagaggaggaagaaagagatgAAATGCCTACGCTGTCACCACAGAAAATCAGTGAGATTAGAAATACTGAAGATCCCTCTTTAGAGCCATCTATTCCACACTTAAATATATGTACTACAGCTAAGTCCAGCCTACTTACCCTGGATATATCAAGTTCTTCCAGATATCTTGTAAATGAGTTAGCAGATGAGCTTTCTGAGGTTACGCATAGGGGAAACTGTGAGTCAGAGTGTTTTTTCTCAAAGAGAGATGCAACTGCTTATGACTTTAAAAGTGACAGTTTTACAGAAAATATGCACTTGACAAAACATGCAAAAATTAGTACTCCCCAGGAAACACTTATTTCTGTTATAGCTTGTAACCAGCAAGATAGCAACATTGCAACCTGTGACCAAGCAAAATTGATGACAAGCAGTAGAATAGAAAGAAAACCCCACAATGGCTTTCTAATCACTAAAGATATTCCAAAGAGAAAATCTCAAGCATCATCCCCTGAAGCAGCAGATTCATATTTGAATGATAAAAGGAGAAGAACTTTCTCAcaaaatgaagaagaggaagagatgaATGATATACAAAAGCAGATAAATTTGGAGAAGCAACTTTATGAAAGGCATAAGCAAGAAGAGGAGGACAGGTGTTTAGCTCTGAAGCTTCAGAAGGAAATTGACAAAGAGCAGAAAACACTAAATCGCAAAAAAGGTTCTCCAGATGAGTACCATTTGCGACCTACAACATCTCAATCAGTAAAAGAATCTCCACCTTTTAGGAAACGCAAGCTGTCAGAGAACTTGAAACCTACAAACAACCAGAGCAAAATAGACCAACGAAAACTACGCAGAAGCTCCCACAATGAGAATGGGAAACCCTCTGATAAACTCCAGACAAAGTTGTCTGTAAAAGGAGGGAATGTTTTGAATTGTGTCATCAATAGCTCTGATTCAAAAGATACAGAATTGATgccaaacaagcaaaaaacaatcCTTCAGATGTTTAAAAGGCCTGCCACAAACTAA